Proteins encoded in a region of the Ornithodoros turicata isolate Travis chromosome 3, ASM3712646v1, whole genome shotgun sequence genome:
- the LOC135389658 gene encoding uncharacterized protein LOC135389658, with protein MDSSNSKKHDRYRKRHRTDVLATQSLDLTPEPWFAKVLIIHGENESKPLSKVSPFVIAKELEKAIGKSYSAKKLTTGDLQIDVQTRQQSSTLLSLNRIADVPVTVSRHRTLNIVKGVISEHELLDCSDAEIEEGLKDEGVVTARRITMRRDGKEISTKHIVLSFQLHKLPTTIKAGYINCHVRPYIPNPRRCFKCQRFGHGSQVCRGQATCPKCAGTDHAAETCEKDVRCANCKGNHPVYSRSCPRWKEEKDILKVKVTQNLSYRDAKAQVEFSKKGTFSEVVRRGVAPLRKSVETQTSGSLPHTPPTQEKPAESLLPLVPAAQGGSREVAATTSTEVDGELSVWDGLTGGSSQAATHTMDVDDDDCMSQKSSSSLPPNPSPWKEQRTKKGGRGRGSTSLGKHKPPRVTPPT; from the coding sequence ATGGATTCTTCAAACTCAAAAAAACATGATCGGTACCGAAAGCGGCACCGCACCGATGTACTAGCAACACAATCACTGGACCTCACACCagaaccatggtttgcaaaggTCCTGATCATCCATGGAGAAAACGAGTCTAAGCCCCTGAGCAAAGTATCACCATTTGTGATCGCGAAGGAACTGGAAAAAGCCATAGGGAAGTCCTACTCCGCGAAAAAGTTGActacaggagacttgcagatcGATGTCCAGACACGACAGCAAAGCTCGACTCTGCTTTCCCTGAACAGAATTGCTGACGTACCTGTTACAGTTTCGAGGCATCGTACGCTGAACATAGTGAAGGGCGTGATATCTGAGCATGAACTTCTTGATTGTTCAGATGCTGAAATCGAAGAAGGTCTAAAGGATGAAGGTGTTGTGACAGCGCGGCGAATAACTATGCGTCGAGACGGTAAGGAGATTTCCACTAAACACATTGTCCTTTCATTTCAATTACATAAGCTTCCCACTACCATTAAAGCAGGGTACATCAACTGTCACGTCCGGCCATATATCCCAAATCCGCGGAGGTGCTTTAAGTGCCAACGTTTTGGCCACGGCTCGCAGGTCTGTCGTGGACAGGCCACCTGCCCAAAATGCGCAGGCACGGATCACGCTGCAGAGACCTGTGAGAAGGATGTCAGATGTGCAAACTGTAAAGGTAATCATCCTGTCTACTCTCGCTCCTGTCCACGGTGGAAGGAAGAGAAAGACATACTGAAGGTCAAAGTGACACAGAATCTTTCGTACAGAGATGCAAAAGCGCAGGTTGAGTTTTCCAAAAAGGGAaccttctccgaagtggtgcgcaggggagtagcaccactgaggaaatctgtagagacccagacttctgggtctctaccccacactccccccacACAAGAAAAGCCTGCGGAGAGCTTGCTTCCGCTGGTACCAGCTGCTCAGGGGGGCAGCCGGGAAGTAGCGGCCACaacctctacggaggttgatggcgagctgtcagtttgggacgggctcACAGGGGGCTCATCCCAGGCTGCCACACACACGATGgatgttgacgatgatgactgcatgtcgcagaaatcatcgtcaagcCTTCCCCCCAATCCTTCCCCATGGAAGGAACAGAGAACGAAAAAAGGAGGCCGAGGCAGGGGTAGTACGTCCCTAGGGAAACATAAGCCCCCAAGGGTTACACCTCCCACATAA